The following proteins come from a genomic window of Dreissena polymorpha isolate Duluth1 chromosome 1, UMN_Dpol_1.0, whole genome shotgun sequence:
- the LOC127862405 gene encoding von Hippel-Lindau disease tumor suppressor-like: MAQNRFTQPLKSLNNDIRAFVSFVNTTNRNVCLLWLDYKGKRVRYGDIPPGRGLLINTYVTHPWIAYDAVTSYPLLFNGEMAFFPQEQRDNQVFSEDNRELVSIHIPVYSLYRRCLEVVYLHIRPDVVNAENIPTNIKAILTKMQPVSDFTDYPDFHRMHYENIANIDNMGPPE; encoded by the exons ATGGCTCAAAATAGATTCACACAGCCACTTAAATCGCTTAATAATGACATAAGGGCGTTTGTCAGCTTTGTGAACACGACTAATCGTAATGTTTGCCTGCTGTGGCTGGACTATAAAGGTAAACGAGTCCGGTACGGCGACATTCCACCAGGTCGGGGCCTCCTAATAAACACATATGTCACGCACCCGTGGATAGCTTACGACGCTGTGACCAGTTACCCATTGTTGTTCAACGGAGAAATGGCGTTCTTTCCGCAAGAACAAAGGGATAACCAGGTTTTTAGTGAGGACAACAGAGAACTCGTGTCCATACACATACCTG tgtACTCACTTTACCGTCGTTGTCTAGAAGTGGTTTACCTACACATACGTCCAGATGTCGTCAACGCGGAAAATATCCCAACTAACATCAAGGCTATTCTGACCAAAATGCAACCCGTCAGCGACTTTACCGACTACCCCGACTTTCACAGAATGCATTACGAAAATATTGCGAATATTGACAACATGGGGCCTCCCGAATGA
- the LOC127862344 gene encoding pyridoxal 5'-phosphate synthase subunit PdxT-like isoform X1, whose amino-acid sequence MKPHPHEMPPGDLKSGVAIVTVGLLEIQGAFLEHRVALQKAARLLSKPIDLHLVEVRTAEQLRPEMDALIIPGGESTTISIYLKRNSMEEPLRHWVQNPDHVTWGTCAGMILLSKLTENQKQGGQSSLAVMDIDVSRNYFGRQVQSFEADVRMSDSSLNKAFKKDTFQDTFPGVFIRAPAILKLLSDDVKVLATVSDPNTGAKVIVAAQQDNMISTAFHPELTEDCAWHVYFLEQIVNKKAT is encoded by the exons ATGAAACCACACCCGCATGAG ATGCCACCAGGAGACCTCAAGTCTGGTGTTGCCATCGTCACAGTGGGGTTGCTCGAGATCCAAGGCGCATTCCTAGAGCACAGGGTGGCTCTGCAAAAAGCGGCCCGGTTACTCAGCAAACCCATTGACCTGCACCTTGTGGAGGTCAGAACGGCCGAGCAGCTGCGCCCAGAGATGGACGCTCTCATTATCCCGGGCGGGGAGAGCACAACGATCAGCATCTACTTGAAACGGAACAGCATGGAGGAGCCCTTACGTCACTGGGTTCAGAATCCCGATCACGTGACCTGGGGAACATGCGCGGGCATGATTCTGCTGTCAAAGCTAACGGAGAACCAGAAACAAGGCGGTCAGTCATCG CTCGCTGTTATGGACATTGACGTTTCCCGGAATTACTTCGGTAGACAAGTGCAAAGTTTCGAAGCCGATGTACGAATGAGCGACAGTTCACTCAATAAAGCGTTTAAAAAGGACACATTTCAGGACACATTCCCCGGTGTTTTCATCAGAGCACCGGCAATATTGAAACTTCTCAGTGACGATGTGAAAGTCCTCGCAACCGTAAGTGACCCTAATACCGGGGCGAAAGTGATCGTTGCTGCGCAGCAAGACAACATGATCTCCACAGCGTTCCATCCCGAGCTAACCGAGGACTGTGCATGGCATGTGTATTTCCTGGAACAGATTGTCAACAAGAAAGCAACGTGA
- the LOC127862344 gene encoding pyridoxal 5'-phosphate synthase subunit PdxT-like isoform X3 has product MPPGDLKSGVAIVTVGLLEIQGAFLEHRVALQKAARLLSKPIDLHLVEVRTAEQLRPEMDALIIPGGESTTISIYLKRNSMEEPLRHWVQNPDHVTWGTCAGMILLSKLTENQKQGGQSSLAVMDIDVSRNYFGRQVQSFEADVRMSDSSLNKAFKKDTFQDTFPGVFIRAPAILKLLSDDVKVLATVSDPNTGAKVIVAAQQDNMISTAFHPELTEDCAWHVYFLEQIVNKKAT; this is encoded by the exons ATGCCACCAGGAGACCTCAAGTCTGGTGTTGCCATCGTCACAGTGGGGTTGCTCGAGATCCAAGGCGCATTCCTAGAGCACAGGGTGGCTCTGCAAAAAGCGGCCCGGTTACTCAGCAAACCCATTGACCTGCACCTTGTGGAGGTCAGAACGGCCGAGCAGCTGCGCCCAGAGATGGACGCTCTCATTATCCCGGGCGGGGAGAGCACAACGATCAGCATCTACTTGAAACGGAACAGCATGGAGGAGCCCTTACGTCACTGGGTTCAGAATCCCGATCACGTGACCTGGGGAACATGCGCGGGCATGATTCTGCTGTCAAAGCTAACGGAGAACCAGAAACAAGGCGGTCAGTCATCG CTCGCTGTTATGGACATTGACGTTTCCCGGAATTACTTCGGTAGACAAGTGCAAAGTTTCGAAGCCGATGTACGAATGAGCGACAGTTCACTCAATAAAGCGTTTAAAAAGGACACATTTCAGGACACATTCCCCGGTGTTTTCATCAGAGCACCGGCAATATTGAAACTTCTCAGTGACGATGTGAAAGTCCTCGCAACCGTAAGTGACCCTAATACCGGGGCGAAAGTGATCGTTGCTGCGCAGCAAGACAACATGATCTCCACAGCGTTCCATCCCGAGCTAACCGAGGACTGTGCATGGCATGTGTATTTCCTGGAACAGATTGTCAACAAGAAAGCAACGTGA
- the LOC127862205 gene encoding pyridoxal 5'-phosphate synthase subunit SNZERR-like isoform X8, whose amino-acid sequence MTEKITNGFHVTNLIGANDRPKAGQTGTFKVKAGLAQMAKGGIIMDVTNAEEARIAEEAGACAVMALERVPADIRRDGGVVDESEVLTPADETNHINKQAFTVPFVCGARDLGEALRRIAEGAAMIRTKGLAGTGDVAEAVRHQRMINKQIKMAQSLDADELYSYAKELRVPIDLLQKTAELGRLPVVNFAAGGIATPADVSMMMQLGVDGVFVGSGIFKSSDPKPRAAAMAQAVTHFNDARKLAELSTDLGQAMLGEPRNDAIKKYSNNWTRGEADQSKIWNATLGTPQNHASY is encoded by the exons ATGACGGAGAAAATTACCAATG GTTTCCATGTTACGAACCTGATTGGTGCGAATGATCGTCCCAAGGCGGGTCAGACGGGCACATTTAAGGTGAAGGCCGGCCTTGCTCAGATGGCCAAAGGGGGGATCATCATGGACGTCACCAACGCAGAGGAGGCTCGAATCGCCGAGGAGGCCGGG GCATGCGCAGTGATGGCGCTCGAGAGGGTTCCAGCAGATATCCGCCGGGACGGAGGTGTGG TCGACGAGTCCGAGG TGCTGACTCCTGCAGACGAAACAAACCACATCAACAAGCAAGCCTTTACAGTTCCGTTTGTGTGCGGTGCACGTGACCTGGGTGAGGCACTGCGCAGAATCGCCGAGGGAGCAGCTATGATAAGAACAAAAGGACTCGCGGGGACTG GTGACGTGGCGGAGGCGGTGCGCCACCAGCGCATGATCAATAAGCAGATCAAGATGGCTCAGTCGCTGGACGCAGACGAACTCTACAGCTACGCCAAGGAGCTCCGTGTGCCCATCGATCTACTGCAGAAAACTGCGGAGCTCGGTCGTCTTCCGGTGGTGAACTTCGCTGCGGGTGGAATAG CTACCCCGGCGGACGTGTCTATGATGATGCAGCTTGGAGTGGACGGTGTATTTGTTGGCTCGGGTATATTCAAGAGCTCGGACCCAAAGCCGCGGGCCGCTGCCATGGCGCAGGCGGTGACCCATTTCAACGATGCTAGAAAGCTGGCGGAGTTGAGTACCGACCTCGGACAGGCCATGCTCGGTGAACCGCGAAACGACGCCATCAAGAAGTATTCGAACAACTGGACGCGCGGGGAAGCGGACCAATCCAAGATATGGAACGCCACGCTCGGGACGCCGCAAAACCACGCGTCTTATTAG
- the LOC127862344 gene encoding pyridoxal 5'-phosphate synthase subunit PdxT-like isoform X2: MKPHPHEMPPGDLKSGVAIVTVGLLEIQGAFLEHRVALQKAARLLSKPIDLHLVEVRTAEQLRPEMDALIIPGGESTTISIYLKRNSMEEPLRHWVQNPDHVTWGTCAGMILLSKLTENQKQGGQSSLAVMDIDVSRNYFGRQVQSFEADVRMSDSSLNKAFKKDTFQDTFPGVFIRAPAILKLLSDDVKVLATVSDPNTGAKVIVAAQQDNMISTAFHPELTEDCAWHVYFLEQIVNKKAT, encoded by the exons ATGCCACCAGGAGACCTCAAGTCTGGTGTTGCCATCGTCACAGTGGGGTTGCTCGAGATCCAAGGCGCATTCCTAGAGCACAGGGTGGCTCTGCAAAAAGCGGCCCGGTTACTCAGCAAACCCATTGACCTGCACCTTGTGGAGGTCAGAACGGCCGAGCAGCTGCGCCCAGAGATGGACGCTCTCATTATCCCGGGCGGGGAGAGCACAACGATCAGCATCTACTTGAAACGGAACAGCATGGAGGAGCCCTTACGTCACTGGGTTCAGAATCCCGATCACGTGACCTGGGGAACATGCGCGGGCATGATTCTGCTGTCAAAGCTAACGGAGAACCAGAAACAAGGCGGTCAGTCATCG CTCGCTGTTATGGACATTGACGTTTCCCGGAATTACTTCGGTAGACAAGTGCAAAGTTTCGAAGCCGATGTACGAATGAGCGACAGTTCACTCAATAAAGCGTTTAAAAAGGACACATTTCAGGACACATTCCCCGGTGTTTTCATCAGAGCACCGGCAATATTGAAACTTCTCAGTGACGATGTGAAAGTCCTCGCAACCGTAAGTGACCCTAATACCGGGGCGAAAGTGATCGTTGCTGCGCAGCAAGACAACATGATCTCCACAGCGTTCCATCCCGAGCTAACCGAGGACTGTGCATGGCATGTGTATTTCCTGGAACAGATTGTCAACAAGAAAGCAACGTGA
- the LOC127862205 gene encoding pyridoxal 5'-phosphate synthase subunit SNZERR-like isoform X5: MTEKITNGFHVTNLIGANDRPKAGQTGTFKVKAGLAQMAKGGIIMDVTNAEEARIAEEAGACAVMALERVPADIRRDGGVARMSDPKMIKEIMAAVTIPVMAKARVGHFAEAQILESLGVDMVDESEVLTPADETNHINKQAFTVPFVCGARDLGEALRRIAEGAAMIRTKGLAGTGDVAEAVRHQRMINKQIKMAQSLDADELYSYAKELRVPIDLLQKTAELGRLPVVNFAAGGIATPADVSMMMQLGVDGVFVGSGIFKSSDPKPRAAAMAQAVTHFNDARKLAELSTDLGQAMLGEPRNDAIKKYSNNWTRGEADQSKIWNATLGTPQNHASY, from the exons ATGACGGAGAAAATTACCAATG GTTTCCATGTTACGAACCTGATTGGTGCGAATGATCGTCCCAAGGCGGGTCAGACGGGCACATTTAAGGTGAAGGCCGGCCTTGCTCAGATGGCCAAAGGGGGGATCATCATGGACGTCACCAACGCAGAGGAGGCTCGAATCGCCGAGGAGGCCGGG GCATGCGCAGTGATGGCGCTCGAGAGGGTTCCAGCAGATATCCGCCGGGACGGAGGTGTGGCCCGCATGTCGGATCCCAAG ATGATCAAGGAGATAATGGCGGCGGTGACGATACCGGTGATGGCGAAAGCACGTGTGGGGCACTTTGCTGAAGCGCAGATACTCGAGTCACTGGGGGTGGACATGGTCGACGAGTCCGAGG TGCTGACTCCTGCAGACGAAACAAACCACATCAACAAGCAAGCCTTTACAGTTCCGTTTGTGTGCGGTGCACGTGACCTGGGTGAGGCACTGCGCAGAATCGCCGAGGGAGCAGCTATGATAAGAACAAAAGGACTCGCGGGGACTG GTGACGTGGCGGAGGCGGTGCGCCACCAGCGCATGATCAATAAGCAGATCAAGATGGCTCAGTCGCTGGACGCAGACGAACTCTACAGCTACGCCAAGGAGCTCCGTGTGCCCATCGATCTACTGCAGAAAACTGCGGAGCTCGGTCGTCTTCCGGTGGTGAACTTCGCTGCGGGTGGAATAG CTACCCCGGCGGACGTGTCTATGATGATGCAGCTTGGAGTGGACGGTGTATTTGTTGGCTCGGGTATATTCAAGAGCTCGGACCCAAAGCCGCGGGCCGCTGCCATGGCGCAGGCGGTGACCCATTTCAACGATGCTAGAAAGCTGGCGGAGTTGAGTACCGACCTCGGACAGGCCATGCTCGGTGAACCGCGAAACGACGCCATCAAGAAGTATTCGAACAACTGGACGCGCGGGGAAGCGGACCAATCCAAGATATGGAACGCCACGCTCGGGACGCCGCAAAACCACGCGTCTTATTAG